Proteins co-encoded in one Streptomyces sp. JH34 genomic window:
- a CDS encoding FAD-dependent monooxygenase, with the protein MAATGSRMGVVGGSIAGCAMAVAGVRAGAEVTVHERSDGELRDRGLGIVIPPPLHRRLVDAGYLDAAMPTAPVGTRVWLTRVPGERSAREFARQPSAVTPCNWGLLWQSLRAATTGARYHRGRPVTSVARGPAGGALLRTAEGEEAYDIVVGADGHRSLTRQVLAPGLQASPAGYAVWRGTLPAGASVEHRRPLELLRTAWVTIGFPGGHGIFYLIPRGGGAAPDDRLLAYAIYATPPAGSPGEAGHERQLADEHFPQEWADIVARGEHTAMTCHPVADLHAPLAADPPFLLAGDAAGVTRPHTASGAVKALQDALCLEEALRTSASPAEALRHYARERTPEGARLVELGRRLGRAQVELTPDWAAMDQASVDAWCRATLAGTSSYLYADTD; encoded by the coding sequence ATGGCGGCGACGGGTTCACGGATGGGCGTGGTCGGCGGCAGCATCGCCGGGTGCGCGATGGCGGTCGCGGGCGTCAGGGCGGGTGCGGAGGTCACCGTCCACGAGCGCAGCGACGGCGAACTGCGGGACCGGGGGCTCGGGATCGTCATCCCTCCCCCGCTGCACCGCCGGCTGGTCGACGCGGGCTATCTGGACGCCGCCATGCCGACCGCTCCCGTGGGTACCCGGGTCTGGCTGACCCGGGTGCCCGGGGAGCGGTCGGCCCGCGAGTTCGCCCGCCAGCCCAGCGCGGTGACTCCGTGCAACTGGGGTCTCCTGTGGCAGTCGTTGCGGGCCGCCACCACCGGTGCGCGGTACCACCGGGGACGCCCCGTCACCTCGGTCGCGCGGGGCCCCGCCGGGGGCGCCCTCCTCCGCACGGCCGAGGGCGAGGAGGCCTACGACATCGTCGTGGGCGCGGACGGCCACCGCTCGCTCACCCGCCAGGTCCTGGCCCCGGGCCTGCAGGCCTCCCCCGCCGGGTACGCGGTGTGGCGCGGCACGCTTCCGGCCGGCGCGTCCGTGGAACACCGCCGGCCCCTGGAGCTGCTGCGCACCGCCTGGGTGACGATCGGCTTCCCCGGCGGGCACGGCATCTTCTATCTGATTCCCCGGGGCGGCGGTGCCGCACCGGACGACCGGCTGCTGGCCTACGCGATCTACGCGACCCCGCCGGCCGGGTCGCCGGGCGAGGCCGGCCACGAACGGCAGCTGGCCGACGAGCACTTCCCCCAGGAGTGGGCCGACATCGTGGCACGTGGCGAGCACACCGCGATGACCTGCCACCCCGTCGCCGATCTGCACGCGCCGCTCGCCGCGGATCCGCCGTTCCTGCTCGCGGGCGACGCGGCGGGGGTGACCCGTCCGCACACGGCGAGCGGGGCGGTCAAGGCTCTGCAGGACGCCCTCTGCCTGGAGGAGGCGCTGCGGACGTCCGCCTCACCCGCCGAGGCGCTGCGGCACTACGCCCGGGAGCGGACCCCCGAGGGCGCCAGGCTGGTCGAGCTGGGGCGCAGGCTCGGCCGCGCGCAGGTGGAGCTGACCCCGGACTGGGCGGCCATGGACCAGGCTTCGGTGGACGCCTGGTGCCGCGCCACCCTCGCGGGCACGAGCAGCTATCTCTACGCGGACACGGACTGA
- a CDS encoding FCD domain-containing protein, producing the protein MARPTMAQDIERRIKEMILGRRLGPGDPLPTETELMELFSAGRVSVREALKALQAVNVVEIRRGFGTFVGSLSLSPFAEGLAFRAAVRHRQGEPGLLELMRVREALETGLVSAVTAGVPAEDLAVLRALVQTMETEAAEGGRVARATDRAFHLALYASLDNHLLSEVLDAFWAAMDRVREDMDDGHQDPSVTCAQHHEIVEAVAAADGARAVRAMRTHFDGIRGRLEPQSVSA; encoded by the coding sequence GTGGCCCGCCCCACCATGGCTCAGGACATCGAGCGAAGGATCAAGGAAATGATCCTCGGACGCAGGCTCGGACCGGGTGATCCGCTGCCCACCGAGACCGAGCTGATGGAGCTGTTCTCGGCGGGACGGGTCTCGGTGCGCGAGGCGCTCAAGGCGCTCCAGGCCGTCAACGTCGTCGAGATCCGGCGGGGCTTCGGGACCTTCGTCGGCTCGCTCTCCCTGTCGCCCTTCGCCGAGGGGCTCGCCTTCCGGGCCGCCGTCCGGCACCGGCAGGGCGAGCCCGGCCTGCTGGAGCTGATGAGGGTGCGCGAGGCGCTGGAGACCGGGCTCGTCTCAGCCGTCACCGCCGGCGTCCCGGCGGAGGACCTCGCCGTGCTCCGGGCCCTGGTCCAGACGATGGAGACCGAGGCGGCCGAGGGCGGCCGGGTCGCCCGCGCCACCGACCGCGCGTTCCACCTCGCGCTCTACGCCTCGCTCGACAACCACCTCCTCAGCGAGGTGCTGGACGCCTTCTGGGCGGCCATGGACCGGGTGCGCGAGGACATGGACGACGGCCACCAGGATCCGTCCGTGACCTGCGCCCAGCACCACGAGATCGTCGAGGCGGTGGCGGCGGCCGACGGCGCACGAGCGGTGCGCGCGATGCGCACCCACTTCGACGGGATCCGGGGCCGCCTCGAACCTCAGTCCGTGTCCGCGTAG
- a CDS encoding dihydrodipicolinate synthase family protein has translation MSLTAPLHGVVPPVCTPLDDRGEVDTASLTRLVGHLVDGGVHGLFALGSTSEVAYLTDAQRAIALETVVTAAAGRVPVLAGVIDTTTARVTEHARTAMELGADALVATAPFYTRTHPKEIAGHFRRLRAAVDLPLFAYDIPVAVHSKLSASLVRELAEDGTLAGLKDSSGDEGGLRRLIVELGGREGRTEGPVPHFSVLTGSELTVDAALLAGADGVVPGIGNVDPAGYVRLYDAARSGDWALAAREQERLVELFAMVDVGPEQDMGRSSSALGSFKEALRLLGVIDDGATAFPQIPLSAESVAHVAERLRGAGLPPVR, from the coding sequence ATGTCTCTGACCGCACCGCTGCACGGTGTCGTACCGCCGGTCTGCACCCCGCTCGACGACCGCGGGGAGGTCGACACGGCCTCCCTGACCCGGCTCGTCGGCCACCTCGTCGACGGTGGTGTGCACGGGCTCTTCGCCCTCGGTTCGACCAGCGAGGTCGCCTATCTGACCGACGCCCAGCGCGCCATCGCCCTGGAGACGGTGGTCACCGCGGCCGCCGGGCGCGTCCCGGTCCTGGCCGGGGTCATCGACACCACGACGGCGCGGGTCACCGAGCACGCGCGGACCGCCATGGAGCTCGGCGCGGACGCCCTCGTCGCGACGGCGCCGTTCTACACACGTACGCACCCGAAGGAGATCGCCGGGCACTTCCGGCGGCTGCGCGCCGCGGTCGACCTGCCGCTGTTCGCCTACGACATCCCGGTGGCCGTGCACTCCAAGCTCTCGGCGTCCCTGGTGCGCGAGCTCGCCGAGGACGGCACCCTCGCGGGCCTCAAGGACAGCAGCGGTGACGAGGGCGGACTGCGCAGGCTGATCGTGGAGCTCGGCGGTCGCGAAGGACGGACCGAGGGCCCCGTGCCGCACTTCAGTGTGCTGACCGGTTCCGAACTCACCGTGGACGCGGCGCTGCTGGCCGGGGCGGACGGTGTAGTGCCCGGCATCGGCAACGTGGACCCGGCCGGTTACGTCCGGCTGTACGACGCCGCGCGGTCCGGTGACTGGGCGCTCGCCGCCCGGGAGCAGGAGCGGCTCGTCGAGCTGTTCGCCATGGTCGACGTCGGCCCGGAGCAGGACATGGGCCGCAGCTCCTCGGCGCTCGGCTCCTTCAAGGAGGCGCTGCGGCTGCTCGGTGTCATCGACGACGGCGCCACCGCCTTCCCGCAGATCCCGCTCTCCGCCGAGTCCGTCGCCCACGTCGCGGAGCGGCTGCGCGGCGCCGGCCTGCCGCCGGTCCGATGA
- a CDS encoding ROK family protein yields MNTRPTGTASADAGPTSAAATGAVVIGLDLGGTKIAAALFAADGTVLARHTRPTPARDGAAAVLDALAGAAAEVDPGGQATALGVAAAGVVDPRSGMVTSATDSISGWAGTALAAGLADRTGLPVACDNDVRATAGPELAALPERRGSLLFAAVGTGVGGALAVDGRMLHGAAGVAGHLGHLPSAEAAGLPCTCGATGHLEVIASGPGITAHYERITGAPVDRLETVAARAARGERAAVHAVTTGAAAAGRVLGGLANALGPDRVVVGGGVPRIGSLYGDALAAAFAAELMPPLRGLVPEPPLFGHDAAVLGAAALTTTLPLHHPGALR; encoded by the coding sequence ATGAACACCCGCCCGACAGGCACGGCTTCGGCAGACGCCGGTCCGACGAGCGCGGCGGCGACCGGGGCCGTGGTGATCGGCCTCGACCTCGGCGGCACGAAGATCGCCGCCGCGCTCTTCGCCGCCGACGGCACGGTGCTGGCCCGGCACACCCGGCCCACCCCGGCCAGGGACGGCGCGGCTGCGGTGCTCGACGCGCTCGCCGGGGCGGCCGCCGAGGTGGACCCCGGCGGGCAGGCCACGGCCCTCGGCGTCGCCGCTGCCGGGGTCGTCGACCCCCGCAGCGGCATGGTGACCAGTGCCACGGACTCGATCAGCGGCTGGGCGGGCACCGCGCTGGCCGCCGGCCTCGCGGACCGCACGGGCCTGCCGGTGGCCTGCGACAACGACGTACGTGCCACCGCCGGGCCGGAGCTCGCCGCACTGCCGGAGCGCCGCGGTTCGCTGCTCTTCGCCGCGGTCGGCACGGGCGTGGGCGGTGCCCTCGCCGTCGACGGGCGGATGCTGCACGGCGCGGCGGGCGTCGCCGGCCACCTCGGCCATCTGCCCAGTGCGGAGGCGGCGGGGCTGCCCTGCACCTGCGGTGCCACCGGCCACCTGGAGGTCATCGCCTCCGGTCCGGGCATCACCGCGCACTACGAGCGGATCACCGGCGCCCCGGTGGACCGGCTGGAAACGGTCGCCGCCCGGGCCGCCCGCGGCGAACGGGCGGCCGTGCACGCCGTGACCACGGGGGCCGCGGCCGCCGGACGGGTCCTCGGCGGCCTCGCCAACGCGCTCGGCCCCGACCGGGTCGTCGTCGGCGGCGGGGTCCCGAGGATCGGGTCGCTGTACGGCGACGCGCTGGCGGCCGCCTTCGCCGCCGAGCTGATGCCGCCGCTGCGCGGGCTCGTCCCCGAACCCCCGCTCTTCGGTCACGACGCCGCCGTGCTGGGCGCCGCCGCCCTGACCACCACCCTTCCCCTCCACCACCCGGGAGCACTCCGATGA
- a CDS encoding N-acetylmannosamine-6-phosphate 2-epimerase, whose product MTPQDLADTLRGRLVVSCQAPPGDPMRETATLVRLALSAVAGGGAAIRANEPEVVAAITAAVDLPVIGLWKDGDTGVHITPTVRHALAVVEAGAAVVAADATDRPRPDGSTFAELVTAVHAAGALVMADVSTLAEGIAAAGQGADFVSTTLSGYVPGSPKQTGPDLDLVTSLSAAVPVPVVAEGRINTPEEAAEAIARGAHSVVVGTAITAPTALTSRFVAGLARP is encoded by the coding sequence ATGACCCCACAGGACCTGGCCGACACCCTCCGGGGCCGGCTCGTCGTCTCCTGCCAGGCACCCCCCGGCGACCCGATGCGGGAGACCGCCACCCTCGTACGCCTGGCCCTGTCCGCCGTCGCCGGCGGCGGAGCGGCGATCCGGGCCAACGAGCCGGAGGTCGTCGCCGCGATCACCGCCGCCGTCGACCTCCCGGTCATCGGCCTGTGGAAGGACGGCGACACCGGCGTCCACATCACCCCGACCGTCCGGCACGCCCTGGCGGTCGTCGAGGCCGGCGCGGCGGTGGTCGCCGCCGACGCCACCGACCGGCCGCGCCCGGACGGCTCCACGTTCGCCGAGCTGGTCACCGCAGTACACGCGGCGGGCGCCCTGGTCATGGCGGACGTCTCCACGCTCGCCGAGGGGATCGCCGCCGCCGGGCAGGGGGCGGACTTCGTCTCGACGACCCTGTCCGGCTACGTGCCGGGCTCGCCGAAGCAGACCGGCCCGGACCTGGACCTTGTGACATCTCTCTCTGCCGCGGTCCCTGTACCGGTCGTCGCCGAAGGACGTATCAATACCCCGGAGGAGGCTGCCGAGGCCATCGCCCGCGGCGCCCACAGCGTCGTGGTCGGTACGGCCATCACCGCTCCCACCGCCCTGACCTCCCGCTTCGTCGCCGGTCTCGCCCGGCCCTGA
- a CDS encoding sialate:H+ symport family MFS transporter has product MQKSPSTLPWYREVSGTQWKSFFAAWIGYVLDGFDFVLITLVLTEISDDFGLSTVQAASLISGAFITRWLGGAALGAVGDRYGRKISMVLSILLYSLGTFACGFAWNYHSLFAARLAIGMGMAGEYSASATYVMESWPARVRSRASGFLISGFSVGSVLAAQVYTWVVPSLGWRWMFYLGLIPIAVALWMRRALPEAEEWTADVAEQGARPNPFRPLFRTPRLAVVNTVLVVAATLSLFLVFTPGGEGLVPVLSVVAGLSLAAFAVQLGGRRGWLLYVSMIVTLFFAFLYSWPIQALLPTYLKTELGYTTDQVTDVLYFAGFGTMAGCWTAGFLGDWIGAKKAYALTLLASLAFVYPVFAVKDNLLVLGCLLFLLQATSFGISGLLPRYIGGHFPTASRGAALGFTYNVGALGGAVAPVLGAHLASGMDLGRALAVLTFAGTVIVVLLVGFDVPARLNRLTDPDAQKDHLAEPDRTAEPEEADRVG; this is encoded by the coding sequence GTGCAGAAATCCCCCTCCACGCTCCCCTGGTACCGCGAGGTGAGCGGTACCCAGTGGAAGTCCTTCTTCGCCGCCTGGATCGGCTACGTCCTCGACGGATTCGACTTCGTCCTCATCACCCTCGTCCTGACCGAGATCAGCGACGACTTCGGGCTGAGCACGGTGCAGGCCGCCAGCCTGATCTCCGGCGCCTTCATCACCCGCTGGCTGGGCGGCGCCGCCCTGGGCGCCGTCGGTGACCGGTACGGCCGCAAGATCTCGATGGTGCTGAGCATCCTGCTGTACTCGCTGGGCACCTTCGCCTGCGGGTTCGCCTGGAACTACCACAGCCTCTTCGCCGCCCGGCTGGCCATCGGCATGGGCATGGCCGGCGAGTACAGCGCCAGCGCCACGTACGTCATGGAGAGCTGGCCCGCGCGGGTGCGCAGCCGTGCGAGCGGCTTCCTGATCTCGGGGTTCTCGGTCGGCTCCGTCCTCGCGGCCCAGGTCTACACCTGGGTGGTGCCCTCGCTCGGCTGGCGCTGGATGTTCTACCTGGGCCTGATACCCATCGCGGTCGCGCTGTGGATGCGGCGGGCCCTGCCGGAGGCCGAGGAGTGGACGGCGGACGTCGCGGAACAGGGCGCCAGGCCCAACCCCTTCCGGCCGCTGTTCAGGACCCCGCGCCTCGCCGTGGTCAACACGGTCCTCGTGGTGGCCGCGACGCTCTCGCTCTTCCTGGTCTTCACGCCGGGCGGCGAGGGCCTGGTGCCGGTGCTGTCGGTGGTGGCGGGCCTCTCCCTCGCGGCGTTCGCCGTGCAGCTGGGCGGACGGCGCGGGTGGCTCCTGTACGTGTCGATGATCGTGACGCTGTTCTTCGCGTTCCTCTACTCCTGGCCCATCCAGGCGCTGCTCCCCACCTATCTGAAGACGGAGCTGGGGTACACCACCGACCAGGTCACCGACGTCCTCTACTTCGCGGGCTTCGGCACCATGGCCGGCTGCTGGACGGCGGGCTTCCTGGGCGACTGGATCGGGGCGAAGAAGGCGTACGCGCTGACGCTGCTGGCCTCGCTTGCCTTCGTGTACCCGGTGTTCGCGGTGAAGGACAACCTGCTGGTGCTCGGGTGTCTGCTGTTCCTGCTGCAGGCCACCAGCTTCGGGATCTCCGGGCTGCTGCCGCGTTACATCGGCGGCCACTTCCCGACGGCGAGCCGGGGGGCCGCGCTCGGCTTCACGTACAACGTGGGGGCGCTCGGCGGGGCCGTGGCCCCGGTGCTCGGGGCGCACCTGGCGTCCGGGATGGACCTGGGCCGGGCGCTCGCGGTGCTGACGTTCGCGGGGACGGTGATCGTGGTGCTGCTGGTCGGCTTCGACGTACCGGCGCGGCTGAACCGGCTGACGGACCCCGACGCGCAGAAGGACCATCTGGCCGAGCCCGACCGGACCGCGGAACCGGAGGAGGCCGACCGCGTCGGTTAG
- a CDS encoding MaoC family dehydratase: MPLTAHGIPEILALGGRDLGRSEWKEVTQELIDAYAYVSGDHQWIHTDIERAAAGPYGRTIAHGYMVLSWGIPMFGELLQVTGVGRALNYGVNRVRHPAPVPVGSRVRLHATVTGVTEVARGGVQMTRGFTFELEGSGKPACVAESLTHFYS; the protein is encoded by the coding sequence ATGCCGCTGACCGCGCACGGCATCCCGGAGATCCTCGCCCTCGGCGGGCGCGACCTCGGGCGCTCGGAGTGGAAGGAGGTCACCCAGGAGCTCATCGACGCCTACGCGTACGTCTCGGGCGACCACCAGTGGATCCACACCGACATCGAACGCGCCGCGGCCGGACCGTACGGACGCACCATCGCCCACGGCTACATGGTGCTGAGCTGGGGCATCCCGATGTTCGGCGAACTCCTCCAGGTGACCGGTGTGGGGCGCGCGCTCAACTACGGCGTCAACCGGGTCCGTCACCCCGCCCCCGTCCCCGTCGGCAGCCGCGTGCGCCTGCACGCCACCGTCACCGGGGTGACCGAGGTCGCGCGCGGCGGCGTACAGATGACGCGGGGCTTCACCTTCGAGCTGGAGGGTTCCGGGAAGCCGGCCTGCGTCGCCGAGTCGCTGACGCACTTCTACTCGTAG
- a CDS encoding MFS transporter: MSATTATARERTKAANRAGFGAFIGSTIEWFDFYIYGTAAALVFDKVFFPELEGPIGTLVAFATFWVGFLARPIGGIIFGHYGDRLGRKKTLVITLLLMGVSTTAIGLLPGYASIGVAAPILLVCIRMIQGIGLGGEWGGSVLIASEHAPKGKSVLYGAFAQQGSPVGNTLSTLSFLAISQLPDDAFVSWGWRVPFLASAALVMVGLLVRLKVAESPAMAELIEKKEVAKLPLTEVLRSHPMLIVLGIGACTIGLSATYFKSTFALSWATTSLDFDRSSFLTIILVANVTQILVQPFGAVIATRMKSWSRAVTVMLLPELILMPVMFVLISTENYGLAMLGVAVATIPHCLYYAALAGMLASRFPAHLRYTGISLCYQLCGTLLGGTTPIIGQFLLNRTGSITAVIAYAVFQVALTLGCMLLLLKRPNHDEQSAEPVAGPRAAPVTA, translated from the coding sequence ATGAGTGCGACCACCGCAACCGCACGCGAGCGAACGAAAGCCGCCAACCGCGCAGGATTCGGAGCCTTCATCGGCTCCACCATCGAGTGGTTCGACTTCTACATCTACGGAACCGCGGCAGCGCTCGTCTTCGACAAGGTGTTCTTCCCCGAACTCGAAGGCCCCATAGGCACCCTGGTCGCCTTCGCCACCTTCTGGGTCGGCTTCCTCGCCCGCCCGATCGGCGGCATCATCTTCGGCCATTACGGCGACCGGCTCGGCCGCAAGAAGACGCTCGTCATCACCCTGCTGCTGATGGGCGTCTCCACCACCGCGATCGGTCTGCTCCCCGGCTACGCCTCCATCGGCGTCGCCGCCCCGATCCTGCTGGTCTGCATCCGCATGATCCAGGGCATCGGCCTCGGCGGTGAGTGGGGCGGATCGGTCCTCATCGCCTCCGAGCACGCGCCGAAGGGCAAGTCCGTCCTGTACGGCGCCTTCGCGCAGCAGGGCTCGCCCGTCGGCAACACCCTCTCCACCCTGAGCTTCCTGGCCATCAGCCAACTCCCCGACGACGCGTTCGTCTCCTGGGGCTGGCGCGTGCCCTTCCTCGCCTCCGCCGCACTCGTCATGGTGGGCCTGCTGGTCCGGCTGAAGGTCGCCGAGTCCCCGGCCATGGCCGAGCTCATCGAGAAGAAGGAAGTCGCCAAGCTCCCGCTGACCGAGGTCCTGCGCAGCCACCCCATGCTGATCGTCCTCGGCATCGGCGCCTGCACCATCGGGCTGTCCGCCACGTACTTCAAGTCGACCTTCGCCCTGTCCTGGGCCACCACGTCCCTCGACTTCGACCGCAGTTCCTTCCTGACGATCATCCTCGTCGCCAACGTCACCCAGATCCTCGTCCAGCCCTTCGGCGCGGTCATCGCCACCCGGATGAAGAGCTGGTCCCGTGCGGTGACCGTGATGCTGCTGCCGGAACTCATCCTGATGCCGGTGATGTTCGTCCTCATCAGCACCGAGAACTACGGCCTCGCGATGCTCGGCGTCGCCGTCGCCACCATCCCGCACTGCCTCTACTACGCGGCCCTCGCCGGCATGCTGGCCAGCCGCTTCCCGGCCCATCTGCGCTACACCGGCATCTCGCTCTGCTACCAGCTCTGCGGCACCCTGCTCGGCGGCACGACCCCGATCATCGGCCAGTTCCTGCTCAACCGGACCGGCTCCATCACGGCCGTCATCGCCTACGCCGTCTTCCAGGTGGCGCTGACCCTGGGCTGCATGCTCCTCCTGCTCAAGCGCCCCAACCACGACGAGCAGTCCGCCGAGCCGGTCGCCGGGCCCCGCGCCGCTCCCGTCACCGCCTGA